Proteins from one Chelonia mydas isolate rCheMyd1 chromosome 14, rCheMyd1.pri.v2, whole genome shotgun sequence genomic window:
- the LOC119567809 gene encoding maestro heat-like repeat family member 5: MHSADLELHSHVLRAVLHHGHHRQELIEELPDDSSPSAILAHSLAAVGYLCTMKPALEPALETHLLRAALHSVFTLGTEKDTTGIQALHKVIPEVLDAMLGNLLAESPDTDRLHFILEHVNLWVVSRVSQERARAIRSSTALLRYTVTLPEFDISAEFPRMGHHVAQLALFVSDPDKDISRQAREGTYRLYQLLLQQRGLTIHDAEDLWCYDWHQTRRLLGYKNTARVGENIQTFEHTVRQCPQPGVKGEMGDFHNIIEEALEWLLDREGHRQNAAPQTPRERDCVSLSRLPQAELLQQKKSLRGASGMGTGP, encoded by the exons gagctcatcgaGGAGCTTCCCGATGACTCGTCACCCAGCGCCATCCTCGCCCACTCACTGGCTGCAGTGGGCTACCTCTG caccatgaaacctgccctggagccagccctagAGACCCACCTCTTGCGAGCTGCCCTTCACTCCGTCTTCACCCTGGGCACGGAGAAGGACACCACCGGCATCCag gctctgcacaaagtcatcccagaggtcctggatgccatgctggggaacctgctggcagagtccccagacacagacaggctccacttcatcttggag catgtcAACTTGTGGGTCGTGTCCAGGGTGTCCCAGGAGCGAGCCAGGGCTatcaggagcagcacagccctgctgagatacacagtcaccctccctgagtttgac atctCAGCCGAGTTCCCTAggatgggtcaccatgtggcccagctggctctatttgTCAGCGATCCAGACAAGGACatcagccggcaggccagggaggggacttaccggctctaccaactgctgctccaacagaggg gcctGACCATACATGACGCGGAAGATCTCTGGTGCTATGACTGGCACCAGACCAGAAGGCTCTTGGGCTATAAGAATACAGCCAGAgtgggggag AATATCCAAACCTTCGAACACACCGTAAGACAgtgcccccagcctggagtcAAAGGTGAAATGGGTGATTTCCACAACATCATAGAGGAGGCCTTGGAGTGGCTCCTGGATCGAGAAGGGCATCGACAGAACGCTGCTCCACAGACGCCccgtgagagagactgtgtgagcttgTCCCGCCTCCCACAAGCTGAATTGCTGCAGCAGAAGAAAAGTCTCCGAGGAGCGTCTGGGATGGGGACTGGGCCATGA